TCGCGGCGGCTTTTCGATGATCTAGAAGGTCGAGTTCCCTGTTGGTCTCGGTGGCCGCCTTCTTGATGAGAGCGTATGATGTCGTGAAGATTGGCGGAAGCTTGAGGTCACAGATTGGAAAGTTATCGTGGGCTCGCTGAGATTGAACTCCATAGTATGCGGGAGCAGGGATCTTCTTTGCCCCAAGGTAATCCCTTTCAAGCCGGAATTTCATTGTTATCTCCAGTTAATCTATCGTCCTTTCTTCGTCTTCCAGGTTCTCCTGTTCTTCTTGAAATCTTCTTGCATATGTCTCAGCGTATTTTCATGATGCTTTTCTTCCTGATAAAGTTTGATAAAAAGCTCCCTGATCTCCTTCCTCTTCGCGTAAAGGGCGAGGAACTTGTATTTTTCCTGCGCGCCTTTCTCGTCGGCGATGGCAATATCAAGAATCCTTGAAATCCACTCCTCGATGTGGACGCTGGCCATGGTGGTTCTCCTTATCAATCTTTTCTTCTTTGGCGTCAGAAACCAAAGCTAACCATTTTAAAGCTTTATTACTCTTCTCTGAGAAGCCTATTTTTTTAAATTATACCACATGGACGATGAAGCATTTTAATAATAGCTCTCCGCAGAGCTGCCAGGAATGTTCTGTCTTGTGATTATGCGAATCCCGATCTTTGACTTCGCACTGTAGAACCTTCTCCAGTATAGATGCCCCTGATAGGTGATATCTACGATATCCCCATCACAGCACCCTTCTGTGGAGATTAGATCATCCCTGTAGATCCAGGGATGTCCGGTCAGCATCCACCGATAAGCCTTGTCCGAGAGAGACGCTTGGGAATTCTGTTGTTGTCATAAAGCGATCTGAGTTTTCAAGCGGGGTGGGCGATGATCAGTATGGGATGAAATTGGAACCGGGGCCAATCTTTTTCATTCCTCTTCATCCTCAGAGGAGTTCAGATTCTCCATAGAATAATTTTTTGTCGTGCGCTTCTTGTAGGCGGAACCTTTTCTATAATTTTCTTCAAACCCTTCTCTCTCCTCTCCCTCAAATTCTTCATGCTCTAACGAATCTTCCAGTTCGAACTCTTCCTCTCTTCTGAAACTATAATGTGGCAGGATTCCCTGTTCCTCAAGCTCCTGACATCGGATGCAGTGCCTTGCCCAGGGAGCCACTTCCAACCTCTTGGAGCTGATCTCTTGAGAACACTGCTGGCATTTGCCAAACACCCCACTCTTGATTCGTCTCAGCGCTTCCTCTATGAGAACAAGCTGCTTGCGGTCCATCTCGGTCAAGGAAAGAAGAAACTCTTTAGCATAAGAATTCACTGCATAATCGATGTAATCTTCCGTCCCGTCCCTTACGTCTTCCTTGCTGTTTCCCTTATTCTTGGCATATTTTTCGGTGATTTCCTTGTGTTTCTTAAGGAGCTTTTTCTTAAAATACTCGAGTTTTGATTTTTTCATCTTACTTCCCCTTACAGCAGCTTTCAGCATCCTTAACCTATCGATGAATTATAAATTTCATAAAAAATAGCATATATATTAATACTAGTCAATATTGCGATTTCCCGGTTTTCAACCTGAAGAAGGACAATCTCATCTTGCCATTCTACTCTTCTCAGCATACATCACTGTGTAATCGATGATGACTTCAGCGATATCGACACCAGTCGCCTTTTCAAGTCCCTCGAAGCCCACGGAGGAGTTGATCTCCACGACCTTGGGACCGATCCGTGATTCGAGCATATCGACGCCTGCAATCTCGAGACCGATTACCTTGGTTGCTTCTATTGCAACCCTCGCATATTCATCACTAAGGCTGACAGCCTTGCCTGAGCCTCCACGGTGTATATTGGAGCGAAACTCGTCCATTTGAGCTTCTCTTCTCATGGCTGCGATTATCCTGCCACCAACGACTAGGACCCGGATATCCTTCCCCTTGGATTCTCCGACGAACTCCTGGATCATAATGTTCTGACCAAGGCTCCAGATGGCGCTAATTACCGATTCCACCGATCCGACATCGTTGGCGAGCATGACCCCGATCCCCTGAGTCCCTTTGAGGAGTTTTAAGATAACGGGAGGCCCTCCCACCATAGCGATTCCTTTTCTGATCTGCTCCGGGGTTTTCACCATAACAGTTTTCGGGATATCGATATCGTAACGCGACAGTAGCTGGAGACATCGGAACTTGTCTCGCGATCGTGCTATGGGCTGTGACTTGTTGACGGTTGGGATCCCCATCATGCTGAATTGGTTGACAACCGCAAGGCCATAGTCTGTGATGGAGGCACCTATCCTTGGCAGCACGACATCGATATCGCGGATCCTCCTGAAGCCGCTCTTGAGATGGATGGTTGGGTTTTTCTTCCCGAGTATGAGGAGAAGGTTCAGAGGATCGTGCATCTTTACGTTATGCCCCTTCCTCTGTGCCACTTCTATCAATCTCTTCGTCGAATAGAGTTGCTTCTTTCTGGATAGTATGAGGATATTCATCGCAACCTGCCGTGAACCATTATCATCAAATTTCAAAATTAATGAATGCAATTCAGAGCAAATAGTGTTTGAAAATCAGTCTTTTTCTTCCGGATACTCTCCTTTAAGGGCAGCATGAGCAGCAGCAAGTCTCGCCACGGGAACACGATAGGGCGAGCAGCTCACGTAGTCAAGGCCAGCAAAATGGAAGAAATGTATTGAATCGGGATCACCTCCATGCTCGCCGCATACTCCGATCTTCAGTGAAGGCTTCTGCTTCCTCCCTTCTTCCGCGCCTATTCTGACAAGTCTCCCGACTCCCTCCGTGTCTATGTGCTGGAAGGGGTCCTTCTTCAGGATGCTCAGCTCCACGAATTCAGGAAGGAAAACCCCGGCATCATCCCTGCTGAACCCGAAGGTCATCTGCGTAAGGTCGTTAGTCCCGAAGGAGAAGAAGTCGGCTTCCTCTCCGATCTCCGAGGCGACTAGGCAGGCTCTCGGGATCTCCATCATGGTGCCGACACGGTATTCAATCTTCTTTCCTTCTCTCCGCATGGTCTCCCGCGCAACGTCATCGATGAGCTCGCGCAGCATCTTGAACTCGGAGGTAATTCCGACCAGAGGGATCATGATCTCAGGAATGACGTTGACCCCTTCCGTGGCTGTGAGGCATGCTGCCTCGATGATGGCTCTGACTTGCATCCGATATATCTCTGGAAAAGTAATGCCGAGACGGCATCCCCTGTGTCCGAGCATCGGGTTCATTTCATGCAGTGAGTGAACCTTTTCCCTCAACTTCTCTACGGCTACTTCCATCTCGCTGGCGACCTCTTCTATCTGCGATTCCTCGTGGGGCAAGAACTCATGGAGGGGCGGATCTAGAAGCCTGATTGTGACAGGCAGGCCATTCATCTCCCTGAAGATCTCCTTGAAATCGTCCCGCTGCATCGGGAGAATCTTGCCCAATGCTCTTTCTCTCTCTTCTTTCGTGTCCGAAAGGATCATCTCCCGAACCGCCAGGATCCTGTCTTTTCCGAAGAACATATGCTCCGTCCTGGCCAGTCCAATTCCTTCTGCTCCAAAGCTCCTTGCGATCTTGGCGTCGAATGGCGTATCGGCGTTTGCTCTTACTCCGAGCTTTCTTCTCCGATCGGCCCATGACATGAGAAGAGCAAAATGCTGGTAGATGTCGGACTCCTCAGGCCGTATTGACTTTTCGACGAGGACTCTCATGATTTCAGAAGGGATTGTTGAAAGCTCGCCCTGTATCACCTCTCCGGTCATCCCATCAATCGAGATGTAATCCCCCTCTTTCAGGATGATGTTGTCGAATCTTATCTTTCTATTCTCGTAATCGACAACCATCTTTCCGCAGCCGACTACACAGCTCTTTCCCATCCCTCTTGCAACGACGGCTGCGTGAGAGGTCATCCCGCCGCGGGCAGTCAGTATCCCTTTCGCATTCTTCATCCCCGCGATATCTTCAGGCGACGTTTCGACTCTGACCAGAATGACAGAATCACCGTCTCTTGACATCTCGATTACTTTCTCAGCAGAAAGAGCCACTCTTCCGGATGAGGCGCCGGGGCCAGCATTCAGGCCTTTTCCAAGAGCCCTCCCGCCCTTGATCGCTGCCTCTTTTTCTTCGGGCTTAAAAACCGGTGCCAGAAGATGGATGATCTGGTCAGGCTCAACTCTAAGTACTGCCTCTTCTTCGGTGATTAAACCCTTGCGGACCATGTCCACGGCGATCCTCACGGATGCGAAACCGGTTCTCTTTCCAGTTCTCGTCTGAAGGATGAAGAGCTTTCCCTCCTGGATCGTGAATTCGATGTCCTGCATATCCCTGTAATGATCCTCGAGCCGGCGATAGATTTTGAGAAGGTCAGCGTATATCTCCGGCATCTCCTCCTCGAGGGAGATCAGATTCGAATCCTTTTCTTTTGCCAGAGGCTGGGGTGTTCTTATTCCGGCAACGACATCCTCACCTTGCGCATTCTTCAGATATTCGCCGAAGAATCGCTCCTCTCCTGTAGCCGGGTCTCTCGTGAATGCAACACCGGTAGCACTGTTGTTCCCCATGTTCCCAAAGACCATGACCTGGACGTTGACGGCTGTTCCCCAGTGGTCGGATATCCCATGGATCTTCCGGTAGAACTTTGCCCTCGGATTGTTCCACGACTCGAATACAGCCACGATGGCTCCCCAGAGTTGATCGTTAGGCTTGTCCGGAAACTCACGGCTCTTTGCGATCTCGGCGATGTAGAGTTTCACAATGTTCTTCCAATCATCCGCGGTCAGATTAAAATCGTTGATGATGCCTCTCTTATCCTTGGCTTCCTGGAGGATTTTGCTGAATTTCTCCTTGTGGATACCAAGAACGACCTCTCCGTACATCTGGATGAATCTGCGATAGCAATCGTAAGCAAAACGTTCGTTGCCGGTCAGCTTTGCCAGACCTCGGACGGTCTTTTCGTTGAGACCGAGATTGAGGACTGTATCCATCATTCCTGGCATGGAGAACTTCGACCCTGACCGTATCGAAACGATAAGCGGTTTTAACTCATCTCCGAATCTCAACCCCTGAAGCTTTTCTATCCTTGCCGTATTCTTCCTGACTTCCTCCTCAAGACCATCGGGGAGTCTTCCGTTATTCTGGAAATAATGCCTGCATGCCTCCGAGCTTATGGTAAAACCTGGCGGAACAGGGATGCCAAGATTGGTCATTTCCGCTATGTTTGCTCCCTTGCCTCCGAGGATATCCTTCATCCCTGCATTTCCCTCGGCAGAACCTCCACCGAAAAAGTAACAGAATTTCTTCATCTTCTGTAATCTCCTGATTGACTATACACCTGAAACGACGATCACTGAGAAATCGGCTATCTTCATGAAGAGATCTGAAAGAGAATAGAGTAGCGAGAGTCTGTTCCTCCTGATGTCCGTATCCTCGGTCATGACGAGGACATGATCGAAAAAGCTATCCACACTTCCCCGGAGCGTAGCGATCTCATGGAGTGCTTCCAGATACTTTTTATCTTCTGCGAACCGCTCAACCTTCTCCAGGACGGAACGGTAGCTTTTATAAAGCTCTATCTCATCTGCATCCCTCAAGAGTTTTCCATCTATCTTCCCCTTCTCCTGGTCGGAGATGATGTTCCTGATTCGTTTGTGGGATATGGCAATGCTCTCGAAATCTTTATGACTGCGCATTCTCGTCAAGGCCCCAACCCTCAACTGCACATCATAGGGGTCGTTGCAGCCGGATGCCAGTGCGGCGTTTACAGTATCGTAAGCATTCCCTTCAGATTCAAAAAAGAACTTCATCCTCTCCTTGAAGTACTCCATAACTTTCGATGACAGTCCGTCTTCATCAAGCTTTATGGAGAGATCTCCGTAGCTTCTGATCCCTTCTTCGATAAGTCTGTCGAAGGGGATGTGAAGCTTCCTGTCGGTGCAGACCTTCAGGATTCCTTGAGCGGATCTCCTCAGGGCAAATGGGTCCTTTGAACCCGATGGGATCAGGCCGATCCCGAAACAGCCGATTATTGTGTCCATCTTGTCAGAAATTGAAAGAGCGGCTCCAAGCAAGCTTGATGGGCTCTTATCAGTTATGGACATTGGCAGATAGTGCTCGTAGATGGCTTTCGAGACGTTGCCGGGCAACCCTTCTACCGAGGCATATATCCCTCCCATGATCCCCTGAAGTTCGGGGAAATCTTTAACCATTTCAGTCGTGAGGTCGACTTTTGAAAGAAGCGCCGCCTTCTCAATGCTTGGGTCCTTATAACAGATAAGAACATCCTTCTCTTTTTTAGAATCGCTCTCCTCACTGGACAGGCAATGAGCAGCAAGATCATAGATGACAGTTGCGAGATGCGCCATTCTTTTTACCTTCTCATGATAGCTACCAAGCTTCTCATGGAACTGGATCCCCTTCAACAGCTGCAGTCTCGATTCCAGAGGTACCTTCCTGTCCTCGTTCCAGTAAAACTCTGCATCCCTCAGTCTTCCTTCCACGATCCCTTCCATCCTTTTCAGGATGTTCTTTGCTTTTTCCTTCTTGTTGTTTACAACGGCGAGGAAGGCATTCGTGATCTTTCCTTCCCTCTTGAGAGAGAAGCATTTCTGATGATGCCTCAGGGTTGTGACGATGATTTCCTCAGGGAGTTCCAGGAAATGTTTCGAAAATTGGCCGGATGCGACGAACGGGTACTCGACCATGTGGGCAACCTCGTCTTCCAGCGCCTCATCCAGCTTGAGCTCATCACCGATCCGAGAAGCTTCTTTTAAGAGCATTTCATGGATGAGTCTCTTTCTCTTCGAATGGTCGGCTATGACCATCTTTCTTTCTAGAGCCTTAAGGTAATGTCCCGGGGATTCCACTTCGATCTTTCTTTCCCCTAAGACCCTGTGTCCGAAGCTGTATCGGGAGCTCTTAATACCGAAGAGTTTCATGTTCACCCTCTGTTTCCCATAAAGCGCCAGAAGCGAATGCACCGGGCGGACGAACCGGAACATTCCGTCACCCCATCTCATCATCTTCGGAAAACTGAGACTTAAGAAGAGTCTCTGGAAAAGTTCCGGAAGTATTTCAACCGCTTTCTTGCCCTTTTTAGTTCTCGTCGCGGTAAGGAACTGCCTCCCGTTTCTTTCCGTACATTCTAGCTTCTTAACGTCGATATTCTGTGCCTTTGCAAATCCCAGAGCGGCTTTTCCCGGATTCCCATCAGGCAGGAAAGCGACATCCTTCGGCGGACCGATGATTGTTATCTCGCTGTTGGGCTGGCGTTCATCGAGATTTATGATGATGGCAGCAAGACGTCTCGGAGTGGCGAATATACGAATGGCTTCATACTTCAGATTGGATTCAGCCAGCAAGGCTTCTAAGAGTTTTTCCATGTCGTTGATGGCATCGGGGAGCATCTGCGCAGGTATTTCTTCACAGCCGAGCTCCAGAACGAAATCTTTACTCATTCTTCTCTCCTGCCCTTGTCTTTTTTTCCGCTCTTTTATCCTTACCATTTTTCATCTCTTATCCTCTTTCTATTGGCAGTTTTCAGAAGTGGGTGTCCAAGCTCCCCTCTTTTCTCCAGGAAAATCTCTGCGCATCGACAGGCAATCCTTCTCACTCTCTGGATGCTGAAAGCCCTTTCCGTAACACTCAATGCCCCTCTCGAATCGAGGACGTTGAAGATATGAGAGCACTTCAGGCATTGCTCGTAGGCGGGGATGTAGAGCTTTTCCTGAAGAAGCTTTTCCGCTTCCGCTTCGTGGAATCTGAAAAGGTTCTGATGCAGTTTGATGTCGGCTTTCTTGAAGGAATATACTGACATCTCGTACTCCTCCATCTTGCGGATCTCGCCGTACTTTACAGATTCGCTCCATGGGATGTCGAAGACGTTGTCAATTTCATTGATAAACATGCAGATCCTCTCGAGTCCATAGGTGATTTCTGCAGATATCGGAAAAAGTTCGAACCCGCCTGCCTGCTGGAAGTATGTGAACTGGGTGATCTCCATCCCATCGAGCATGACCTGCCAGCCAACACCAGCCGCTCCGAGAGTGGGTGCTTCCCAATTATCCTCTTCGAACAGGATGTCGTGATCTTCGATCTTGATCCCCATTTCACAGAGTGAGTCAAGAAAGAGCTGCTGTACATCCTGGGGAGAAGGCTTTAGGATAACCTGGAACTGGTAATGCTTGTAAACACGGAACGGGTTGTTGGAGTACCGCCCATCCCTTGGCCTTCTTGAAGGCTGCATGTAGGCAACCCTCCAGGGCTCAGGACCGAGGACGCGGAAGAAGGTGTCCGGATGCATCGTTCCCGCTCCGATCTCGATGTCATAAGGTTGCAGTATGATGGCTCCTTTCAGGTCCCAGAATCTCTGAAGCACAAGGATCATCTGCTGAAACGTTATTCCTTGAGTTCTCTTAGACATTCCTTGAAATACCTGTAAGATTTAAATTGTTTCTCTGAAAAATTCATGAAGAGGGTATGAAGAAACTCTTCGAGCCGCGAATCGAATTCCTTTTTGAGAAGGGCCTGTTGATTCAGATCTTCTACCCTCTTCTTTGAGACCTGGGAGATGAATTCAAGTGTTTCTGCTTTCATACTGATCTTCTTCTCGTCCAGACTCTTTCCACATGAAAAGCACAAGATGTCGCAGCTTGTGGGGGAAAACTCTCCTCCAGCCTTGATTATCTCTCTGCCACAGGAAGAACAATCCCTGATTCCTGGAAGTATCCCCTGCAGCTTCAGTGTCCATATCTCGAAATATCGGATGCATATGGCCAGGTCGATTCCACCTTCGATGGCTTCAATGACTGACTTTATCAGGCGATAGAATCTCTCGTCTTCCTCGCTGCAGGTTGAGAACTGGTCAATCATCTCAGCCATGTATGCAAAAGCGTAATATACCTTGATATCTTCCTGCACCTGGACGTGAGAAGTCACCAGATCGCAGGAGTCAATGCGACTGAGCTCTTTCCCTTCCTTTTCCATGTAAGTCACGGCAACCTCCGTAAGAGGCTCGAGAAGTCCGCCGAATCTCCTTCGGCTTTTCGCCGCCCCTCTGGCGATCCCTGTGATCTTGCCGAAATTCCTTGAATAGAAGGTTACTATTCTATCGCTTTCGCCATACTTCATTGATTTTAGAACAAATGCATCACTTCGCTTAAGCAGCATAATGATTGGGCATATTTTAATCGAAAAATTATAGCAGAAGCAGTCTTCCGTTTAAAGCGCCACCCAGACTATTTCAAATAGGGGAATTATTTAATTCAGCAGAAGGGAAAGATGAGCTTTTGCCTATCTGAGGCCGATCTTTCTAAGGAGAGAGTCGTCATCTCGCCAATTCCGCTTCACTTTAACGGAAAGGTCGAGATAGAGGCTTTTGGAAAGGAATCGCTCAATCTCCTTCCTCGCCTCCATTCCGATCTTCTTTAGCATCTGCCCGCCCTTCCCGATGATTATCCCCTTCTGCGATTCTCTCTCGACGAAGAGTGATGCTTCTATTACGACCAGATTCTCTCCCTTTTCCTGGAAACTCTCGATGAAGACGGCTGAGCAGTGGGGAACCTCCTCCTTCATATTGAGAAATACCTTCTCCCTGATGATCTCTGAAACGATTGCTCTTTCTGCCTGATCGGTCAGGTAATGTTCGGGAAAGAGCATCCCCCCTTCCGGGAGATACTTCACGATGACATCAAGAAGCCTGTTACAGTTTTCCCCATTCAGAGCGGAGATGGGCACCGCCTCCAGCATCCCCCATTCATTTGTTGCCTTTGCGATCAGGGGAAGAGTGATCTCTTTCTTGACAAGGTCCACCTTGT
The sequence above is a segment of the Acidobacteriota bacterium genome. Coding sequences within it:
- the era gene encoding GTPase Era produces the protein MSEERDEKFLSGYVTITGRTNVGKSTLFNRLVGEKIAIVSDVPQTTRNRILGVRTEKNFQIAFVDVPGFHTPKHSMNRAMVKRALDALEGVDLIVFMIAADEHVGGGDHYVATLIKEKSLRAICAINKVDLVKKEITLPLIAKATNEWGMLEAVPISALNGENCNRLLDVIVKYLPEGGMLFPEHYLTDQAERAIVSEIIREKVFLNMKEEVPHCSAVFIESFQEKGENLVVIEASLFVERESQKGIIIGKGGQMLKKIGMEARKEIERFLSKSLYLDLSVKVKRNWRDDDSLLRKIGLR
- a CDS encoding lyase family protein → MKFRLERDYLGAKKIPAPAYYGVQSQRAHDNFPICDLKLPPIFTTSYALIKKAATETNRELDLLDHRKAAAIIRACNEMISGRFKEEIIVGAFQAGAGTSQNMNVNEVIANRAIE
- the ppdK gene encoding pyruvate, phosphate dikinase — translated: MKKFCYFFGGGSAEGNAGMKDILGGKGANIAEMTNLGIPVPPGFTISSEACRHYFQNNGRLPDGLEEEVRKNTARIEKLQGLRFGDELKPLIVSIRSGSKFSMPGMMDTVLNLGLNEKTVRGLAKLTGNERFAYDCYRRFIQMYGEVVLGIHKEKFSKILQEAKDKRGIINDFNLTADDWKNIVKLYIAEIAKSREFPDKPNDQLWGAIVAVFESWNNPRAKFYRKIHGISDHWGTAVNVQVMVFGNMGNNSATGVAFTRDPATGEERFFGEYLKNAQGEDVVAGIRTPQPLAKEKDSNLISLEEEMPEIYADLLKIYRRLEDHYRDMQDIEFTIQEGKLFILQTRTGKRTGFASVRIAVDMVRKGLITEEEAVLRVEPDQIIHLLAPVFKPEEKEAAIKGGRALGKGLNAGPGASSGRVALSAEKVIEMSRDGDSVILVRVETSPEDIAGMKNAKGILTARGGMTSHAAVVARGMGKSCVVGCGKMVVDYENRKIRFDNIILKEGDYISIDGMTGEVIQGELSTIPSEIMRVLVEKSIRPEESDIYQHFALLMSWADRRRKLGVRANADTPFDAKIARSFGAEGIGLARTEHMFFGKDRILAVREMILSDTKEERERALGKILPMQRDDFKEIFREMNGLPVTIRLLDPPLHEFLPHEESQIEEVASEMEVAVEKLREKVHSLHEMNPMLGHRGCRLGITFPEIYRMQVRAIIEAACLTATEGVNVIPEIMIPLVGITSEFKMLRELIDDVARETMRREGKKIEYRVGTMMEIPRACLVASEIGEEADFFSFGTNDLTQMTFGFSRDDAGVFLPEFVELSILKKDPFQHIDTEGVGRLVRIGAEEGRKQKPSLKIGVCGEHGGDPDSIHFFHFAGLDYVSCSPYRVPVARLAAAHAALKGEYPEEKD
- the glyS gene encoding glycine--tRNA ligase subunit beta; this encodes MSKDFVLELGCEEIPAQMLPDAINDMEKLLEALLAESNLKYEAIRIFATPRRLAAIIINLDERQPNSEITIIGPPKDVAFLPDGNPGKAALGFAKAQNIDVKKLECTERNGRQFLTATRTKKGKKAVEILPELFQRLFLSLSFPKMMRWGDGMFRFVRPVHSLLALYGKQRVNMKLFGIKSSRYSFGHRVLGERKIEVESPGHYLKALERKMVIADHSKRKRLIHEMLLKEASRIGDELKLDEALEDEVAHMVEYPFVASGQFSKHFLELPEEIIVTTLRHHQKCFSLKREGKITNAFLAVVNNKKEKAKNILKRMEGIVEGRLRDAEFYWNEDRKVPLESRLQLLKGIQFHEKLGSYHEKVKRMAHLATVIYDLAAHCLSSEESDSKKEKDVLICYKDPSIEKAALLSKVDLTTEMVKDFPELQGIMGGIYASVEGLPGNVSKAIYEHYLPMSITDKSPSSLLGAALSISDKMDTIIGCFGIGLIPSGSKDPFALRRSAQGILKVCTDRKLHIPFDRLIEEGIRSYGDLSIKLDEDGLSSKVMEYFKERMKFFFESEGNAYDTVNAALASGCNDPYDVQLRVGALTRMRSHKDFESIAISHKRIRNIISDQEKGKIDGKLLRDADEIELYKSYRSVLEKVERFAEDKKYLEALHEIATLRGSVDSFFDHVLVMTEDTDIRRNRLSLLYSLSDLFMKIADFSVIVVSGV
- a CDS encoding RimK family alpha-L-glutamate ligase, translated to MNILILSRKKQLYSTKRLIEVAQRKGHNVKMHDPLNLLLILGKKNPTIHLKSGFRRIRDIDVVLPRIGASITDYGLAVVNQFSMMGIPTVNKSQPIARSRDKFRCLQLLSRYDIDIPKTVMVKTPEQIRKGIAMVGGPPVILKLLKGTQGIGVMLANDVGSVESVISAIWSLGQNIMIQEFVGESKGKDIRVLVVGGRIIAAMRREAQMDEFRSNIHRGGSGKAVSLSDEYARVAIEATKVIGLEIAGVDMLESRIGPKVVEINSSVGFEGLEKATGVDIAEVIIDYTVMYAEKSRMAR
- a CDS encoding TraR/DksA C4-type zinc finger protein; translation: MKKSKLEYFKKKLLKKHKEITEKYAKNKGNSKEDVRDGTEDYIDYAVNSYAKEFLLSLTEMDRKQLVLIEEALRRIKSGVFGKCQQCSQEISSKRLEVAPWARHCIRCQELEEQGILPHYSFRREEEFELEDSLEHEEFEGEEREGFEENYRKGSAYKKRTTKNYSMENLNSSEDEEE
- a CDS encoding glycine--tRNA ligase subunit alpha, producing MTFQQMILVLQRFWDLKGAIILQPYDIEIGAGTMHPDTFFRVLGPEPWRVAYMQPSRRPRDGRYSNNPFRVYKHYQFQVILKPSPQDVQQLFLDSLCEMGIKIEDHDILFEEDNWEAPTLGAAGVGWQVMLDGMEITQFTYFQQAGGFELFPISAEITYGLERICMFINEIDNVFDIPWSESVKYGEIRKMEEYEMSVYSFKKADIKLHQNLFRFHEAEAEKLLQEKLYIPAYEQCLKCSHIFNVLDSRGALSVTERAFSIQRVRRIACRCAEIFLEKRGELGHPLLKTANRKRIRDEKW
- a CDS encoding ferritin family protein encodes the protein MASVHIEEWISRILDIAIADEKGAQEKYKFLALYAKRKEIRELFIKLYQEEKHHENTLRHMQEDFKKNRRTWKTKKGR
- the recO gene encoding DNA repair protein RecO produces the protein MLLKRSDAFVLKSMKYGESDRIVTFYSRNFGKITGIARGAAKSRRRFGGLLEPLTEVAVTYMEKEGKELSRIDSCDLVTSHVQVQEDIKVYYAFAYMAEMIDQFSTCSEEDERFYRLIKSVIEAIEGGIDLAICIRYFEIWTLKLQGILPGIRDCSSCGREIIKAGGEFSPTSCDILCFSCGKSLDEKKISMKAETLEFISQVSKKRVEDLNQQALLKKEFDSRLEEFLHTLFMNFSEKQFKSYRYFKECLRELKE